From the Glutamicibacter halophytocola genome, the window GCAGCGCAGCGGCCAGCCTCGGGCATGCACAACGCAAGGAACGCGACTGGGAGAGCCTGCTGGGCAGTGCCACCAGCGAAGCGACGATTGGCTTCGTCCTATTCAGCGAACTCTCCACGCTGGTTCGCGCTATGGCGACCTTTGCTCCGATGTTTTCGCTGGCGCTTAGCCCGAGCACTGAAATTGCCTGGCCGCTATGGGTGATTTCCTCGGTATTCACCGTCCCTGCTTTACGATTACTGGTCGGAGAGTTTCCGAGGAGATCGCGTGGATAGGATGAGACGATGAACGTAGAAATAGCAATTCAAAACCCTGAAGATCTCGACACCCAGCGGCTGTACGCGTTGCTCAAATTGCGTACCCACGTTTTTATTGTCGAGCAGCGTTCGTCCTACCCGGATTTGGATGGCTTGGACCTTGCCGAGGGTACGGTGCATCTGAGCGCATGGGAAGACGGGGAATTGCTGTGCACCGTGCGCATCCTTGACGTTCACGGGGAGGACCCGCATATTGGACGGGTTGCCACAAAGCTTGAAGCCCGCGGCCGCGGGGTGGCTGGAATGCTGATGGAACGAGCGGTGGACATGTGCCGAACCGACGCCCGGATTCACCTTGGCGCGCAAACCCAGCTGGAAGGCTGGTACGGAAAGTTCGGCTTTGAACGCTGCGGCGAAGACTTTGACGACGATGGAATCATGCATCTGCCAATGATCAGAAAAGTAGTGGCAGCTTCGGCCTAAATACGAAAAGTGGGCATCGTTGTCCCGCCGCACGGCGGGACAACGATGCCCACAGCTTTATAGTCTTGGCTACTTAGCGGCCGGCTGGCCCTGTGGATCCGGCTTGCCAGCGTAGTAGCTTGCCAAGACCTGATCCTTGAGCTCGAAGAAGGTGCCATCCTCCAGTGCCTGGCGGGCAGATTCAACCAAGCCGACAGTGAAGTGCTCGTTGTGGATGGAAATCAGGGTGTGGCTGAGCAGTTCCTTGCCCTTGTACAAGTGGTGAATGTACGCGCGGGTGAAGTTCTGGCAGGTGTAGCAATCGCAGCCTTCCACCAGAGGGGTGAAATCGCGCTTGTAGCGGGCGCCTGAAAGATTGAAGCGGCCCCACGGCGTGTAGAAAGCGGAGTTGCGGGCCACGCGAGTAGGGGAGACGCAGTCAAAAGTGTCTGCACCGTTTTCAATGGCCGTAAAGATGTCATCAGGCTCGGAAATGCCCAGCAGGTGGCGAGGCTTGTCCTCCGGAAGCTCCTCGGCGCACCAGCCAACGATGGTTCCAAGATTTTCCTTCTCCAAGGCGCCGCCGATGCCAAAACCATCGAAGGCCATGGCCCCAAGATCCTGGCAGGCCTTGCGACGGAGATCCTCGTACTGCGCACCCTGGATCACGCCGAACAGGGCCTGGTATTCCTTGCCTTCGCGGGAATCGGTCAGCGCGAAGTGCTCGGCGATGCAGCGCTCAGCCCAGCGGCGGGTGCGCTCCAAGGACTCAACCTGGTAGCCACGCGAATTCTGCAAGGTGGTCAGCTCGTCAAAGGCGAACATGATGTCCGCGCCGATCTGGTGCTGGACCCCCATGGATATTTCTGGCGAGAAACGATGCTTGGTGCCATCAAGGTGGGATTTGAACCAGACGCCGTCCTCGTCTACGTTGGCCAGGCGTTCCTTACCCGGCGCTACCGCGTCATCCGGGCCTGACTGGTCAACGGACTTCATATCGATGACCTTCTTGAAACCGGAGCCCAAGGACATCACCTGGAATCCGCCGGAGTCGGTGAAGGTAGGACCATGCCAGCCCATGAACTTGCCCAGCCCGCCGGCCTCATCGAGGATATCCGCACCCGGCTGCAGGTACAGGTGGTAGGCGTTGGACAAGACCGCCTGGGCTCCGAGCTCTTCAACCTGGGCCGGGGTCACTGCCTTGACGGTAGCCTTGGTGCCCACCGCGATGAACGCAGGTGTTTTGATCTCGCCGTGCGGCGTGCGGATTACACCGGTGCGGCCCAGCATGGGGGAGCCGTCGGGTGCGGTGAGCCGGGTTCCGACCTCAAATCCGAATTCTTCCTGGCGGGCATGTGGGGCGCTGGGGTCAAAGTTCTTTTCGGGCACGTACCAAGTGTGCCGTATTAACGCGTCGGTGAGGAAAACGACAGTGCCAATGTGCCCGCATACCTAGCCCCTCACAAGGCAATGAGCGAATAATGGGAGATGTGCGTTGTGTCCAACGCGACGGAAGGAAACTGTGGGCCTGGAGAAACTGAAGGAATCAACCAAAGCGCTGATCACGCTCGGCCCGGCCCGCAATGACCACTGGATTGGGTTGCGCACCGGCATCGGCATCTTTGCGCCGCTCATCACCCTTTTTGCCATCGACCGGTTGGACCTCGTGGTCTTCGCCGTCTTCGGCGCCTTCACCGGTGTCTACGGCCGAGTTGATGGCTATTGGAACCGCCTGCGGATGCAGATTCGCTCGGGGCTATTGTTCTTTGTCGTCATCGCAGTGGCCCTGTCCGCCTCATATTGGTGGATTGACCATGAAAATCCAGAGGTGATGAAGTGGCAGATTGTCGGTGCAACCACCCTGGTCGCCGGCATCTGCTCGGTGCTTGTTGGCTTAATGCGATTGCGCCCCGGCGGTTCCCTGTTCCACATCTTCGCTTTTGCGGCCATTGCCTCGATCCCCCATCCGGCGCCGATGGGCGAAGCCCTGCTGGTGGCTGCACTGACCATCTTGCTGGCCTTGGTCATTGGGTCGGCAGGAGCCCTGGGGCAGTGGGCCAATCTCTGGCAGAGGACCCCCTTGCCGCCGCTTTCCGACAACGTGCGCAAGGCGATCTGGTGGGAAGGGCTGTTTTACATACTTTCGGCCGGGGTGGCCGGAATTCTTGCCAATACCGTGGGATCCCAGCTATCGGCTGGCCACAACTATTGGGCCATGGTGGCCGCGGTGGTGCCGCTGGTTGGACACACCACCAGATTGCGAATCCGCCGTGGTGTGCACCGTGTGCTTGGCACCCTGGTGGGCATGATCTTGATGGCGCTGCTGATCTGGCTCAATCCGCAGGTTTGGATCTTATTGGCCGTGATCGCAGTCTGCCAATTCCTGGCCGAGTTGCTGGTGATGCGCAATTACTTCCTGGCACAGGTCTTCATTACGCCGATGGCGCTGGTGGGAATATCCCTGGGGACCGGGCTCAGTGGCGCAGTGATGTACGACCGTGTGGTCGAAACCCTGATCGGCTGCGCCGTGGGCATGCTCGGCGTGCTCTTGGGAAGCTGGTTCGGCCTGGTCCTCAAGCGCAAGCAGGGCCTGCTTCCCAAGAGCGGAAGCTGAACTTAGATATTCACGCCTACGTGGGCTAATGCCTGGCGGAGAATATTTTCACGGCCGCCGGCAAACTCGCCCTGGATGTCGGAGCTCAACGCCTCCGCAGGCGAAAGCCAGGTCAGTTCAAGCGCGTCTTGGCGCGGAGAGGACTCGCCTCGCACCGGGACGATGTAGCACATGGATACCGCGTGCTGGCGGTCATCGGTCAGGCCCGTTTCGCTCGGAGCCGGGAAGTACTCCGCCACGGTGAATGGAACCGGGGAAGCAGGGAGCTGCGGCAGCACCAAGGTGCCCAGATCCTTTTCGATGTGCCGAATCAGGGCAGCGCGAATTGTTTCGCGGTACATCACGCGTCCGGAAACGAAGGTTCGCAGCATGCGCCCGTCGTCGTCGCCGGTCAGCAGAAGCCCTACTTCATTCACGTAGCCCAGCGGGTCGAGGCGAACTGGAATCGCTTCAACGTAGAGCATTGGCAGGCGCTGGCGCGCCTCATAGAGATCTTCATCAGAAAGCCATCCGGGATAAGGATCTGGGGTGCGCACGTTCATGCTTCTATCTTCGTACACAAACCCCATTTGATCCATGAAGCTGTATCTGTGTTGCGTAACTCACCAATTGGCTGCCAGCGCGCTCTAGTGCCGCTGGAGTTCTCCGGATAAAATTGATTGAGCTATCCCAATCCCTTGCCTGTGCGTTCAATGCGGGCCTCGGAAAGCACATCCCCTTTTCAATTACTCGTGGAAGCAGAATTCTGCCGTGACGAACGCTCCAGAACGACTGAGCAAAAAGAACTTCACCACGATTGCGGTGCTGATCGTATCCAGCTTCGTGGTCATCTTGAACGAGACCATCATGAACGTGGCCTTGCCCGTTCTGATGCATGAATTCAACGTCACCCCGGACGCCATCCAGTGGCTGTCTACGATCTTCATGCTCACCATGGCAGTGGTCATTCCAATGACCGGATTCCTGCTGCAACGGCTGAGCGTGCGCAATGTATTTGTGCTGGCCATCGGCCTGTTCACCCTGGGCACCATCCTGGCCGCTGCGGCACCGGGGCTCACCGTCCTTCTGGTCGCCCGCGTGATCCAGGCCTGCGGTACCGCCATCATGATGCCGTTGCTGATGACCACCATCTTGCACCTTGTCCCGGCCGAACGCCGTGGTGTGCTGATGGGCAACGTGTCCATCGTGATCTCGGTGGCTCCGGCCATCGGCCCCACGCTGTCCGGGCTGATCTTGCAGTACCTGTCCTGGCGCTTCATGTTCATCGTGATCATCCCGATCGCGATCGCTGCCCTGGTCATCGGCACCCCGCGCTTGTCCACCGAGGTGGACGGCGCATCCACCCCGTTGTCGGCGGCTTCGGTCATCCTGGCCATCCCTGCCTTCGGCGGCTTGGTCTTCGGCCTGAGCCGGCTGTCCGCGGGGGTCAGCCCGGTCAACATTGGCATCCTGGTCATTGCACTGCTGTGCCTGGCCGCCTTTGTCTTCCTGCAACTGCGGTTGCAGAAGGAAGACAAGGCCCTGCTGGATCTGCGGCCGCTGAACTTCAAGGACTTCACGCTCTCGCTGTTGCTGATGATGTTCGCGATGATCTCCCTGTTCGGTGTCATCATCCTGCTGCCGATGTTCTTCACCAATGTGCTGGGGATCGAAACCTTGACCACCGGCCTGATCATGCTTCCCGGCGGTTTGCTCATGGGCATCATGGCTCCGATGGTTGGCAAATTGTACGACCGCGTAGGTGCTCGCCCGCTGATCGTTCCGGGTGCCATCATCCTGCTGGCTTCCCTGCTGGGCTATGCGCTGATCCTGGATGAAAGCACCCCCATCTGGTTGCTGGTCGTGCTGCACCTGGTGATGAGCTTGGGACTGGCGTTCATCTTCACCCCGGCGTTCACCACCGCGCTGAACCCGCTGCCGCACCACCTGCACTCGCATGGTTCGGCACTGCTTTCCACCCTGCAGCAGCTGGCCGGCGCCATGGGCACCGCGCTGCTCGTAGGCGTGGTTGCATCGACCACCGCCTCAAGGCTGGCCTCGGGCAGCGACCAGGTGACCGCTGCAGTGGACGGCTTCCAGCCTGGCTTCTTGATCGGTGCCGGCTGCAGCGTCGGCATTATCATCATCGGGTTCCTGCTTGGCGGCAAAAAGGACCTGGTGAGCCTCGACGCCCAACCAGCTGCGGCTGAAAAGCACTAATTCGATTCTGGGCTCAAAAATTGCTGGATGTTCTTGCCGAACATCCAGCAATTTTTTGTCTCTGGACCTTTGGGCTGCTTTTGCCGCAGCTGGCACGGCAGTAGGCTGGCGGATAAGTGTACTGACTACAAAGGGGTAAGCATGCAGTTGCAGGATTCGGTCGCGCTGGTCACCGGCGGACTTTCGGGCTTGGGCCGGGCCACCGCCCAGAGACTCGCCGCCACGGCCAAGCACGTTCTCGTGGTGGATCTTCCTCGCGATGACGGCGATGAAATCGCGGCGCAGATCGGATCAAACGTCCGCTATGCCCCGGCCGACGTCACCGACCCGCAGCAGGTCGCCACCGCGATCGAGCGGTGCAAGGAACTTGGCGTGCTGCGCGTTGTCGTCAATTGCGCCGGAGTTGCTACCCCGGGCAAGGTGCTGGGCCGCGACGGCGTTTTGCCGCTGGAACGCTTCTCCAAGGTGCTGGATATCAACGTGAATGGCACCTTCAACGTACTGCGCCTCGCCGCCGAATCCATGGTGCACAGTGAAGCGCTGACCGACAACAATGGGACGACCGAACGCGGAGTCATCGTGAATACCGCCTCGGTGGCGGCCTTCGATGGACAGATCGGACAACCTGCCTATGCCGCCTCCAAGGGCGCTGTGGCAGCAATGACCTTGCCCTTGGCTCGCGAGCTGGCCAGCCACCAGATCAGGGTGATGACCATTGCGCCGGGCATTTTCCACACCCCGATGATGGATTCCCTGCCGCAGGCGGCACAGGATTCCCTCGGGGCGCAGGTGCCGCACCCCTCGCGCCTGGGACGCCCGGACGAGTATGCGGCCCTGGTGGAGCATATCGTGGCCAACCCGATGCTCAACGGCGAAACCATCCGCCTGGACGGCGCCATCCGCATGGCCCCTCGCTAGGAACCACGCGGCGGCAGGCCCTAGAATTCCACGGGCTTGCCGCGCTGGGCCCGATGTTCTGCGTGGCTGATCCGGAACCGGCGGTTTTCGGCCATCAGGAATACCAGCAAGGACATCAGAATGCAGATCGCGCTCACCCACAATGCGGTCGCCTCCGAGAGCCACCCGTTGATGGCCGCGGCAATCATGGCGATGCCAAAACCGCTGGCCAGGGCGTGTCGCCCGCGCCCGGTATGCGCAAATCCGGCGGCTGCCAAGGACACCGCAGCAGTTGCCAGGGAAACCTGCAAGGAATGGCTGAGATCGTTCCAGCCTGCCACGGCAAACCAGAGGTGCAGCGTGTACGCCATGGAAAAACCAGCAAGGAAACTCAGTGGCGCATCACCAAGCCAGCGTTCGGCCTTGGTGCGTGCCGTCAGCCGATTCAGCTGGTGAACCCCCACCAGGGACAAGAGCGAAGCGAGCGTAGCGACTATTGCCGCAGCGGCCGGAAGGAATCCAGCCGCAAGGACGATCGCGCAGGCGCACAAGGCAGCGGCACTGATCGCATAAAGGCTGGCCACTCGCTGGCGGCGGGCCGAGCGCTGATCCTTGCGGAGCGAAAACACGGCGCTAGCGAGCAAGAAGACTGCCGCAGCTGGCCAGATCACCGCCGGAACCGCGCTGCTGTCAAGCAGGCTAATGCGATCGCGCCCGTTCATGGAGGAAGAAAACACCAGCGAAGTAATGAGCAATAGCAAGGATGCCGCCGCCAATAGGCAGCCGCGAATCATGTCGAACGGCTCAACCTCGGGATTGGGACGGTGATCCGGAGCCGGGTAGGGCAGCACGGACTCGTGCTCGGCGGAGTGCGCGGGCGCGGCCTGCTGGCCGGACTCCATCAGTGAATTGAGCGGTGGGGTCGGATGCTGCTCGGACATGATGCTGGAGTCCCTAACGATTGCTGAGTTATCAGCAACAGCCTAGGGTACTTCGCTGGCGAACAGAAACCCCGGCTAGGCCGCCGGAGCTTCGGCGAGCTGCTGCGCCGAGCTGAAACTGCGCTCAATTCCGCTCAGCGGGTCGGTGAAGGAAATGGTGTGCGCCAGCAGCTGGAGCGGGCGCTGATAATCATCCGGAGCCAAATCCCATAAGCGCGGGTAAAAGGCATCATTGATAATCCCCAGGCCCAGGGAGGCGAGGTGAACGCGCAACTGGTGGGTCTTGCCCGAATGCGGCTTGAGATCCATCAACGCGACCTCCAAACCTGCATGGTGGCCGGCGCTATAGCCCACGGATTCAACATCAATAAAGGTCTTCGCGTTCGGTGCGCCGTCCTCGACGATGGATCGCAACTGGCCTTTGACCTTGGACATCCGATTTTCGTAAATCAGGGGCATCTGGCCAAGCAGATCATGCAATTGGGTTGTGTCCTTGACCAGCGAGTGTTCGCCGTTGGGCTGGAGAACCCGGCCAGTTTCCAGCCCGGGGCCGGGCTGCAGTGCAACGACGGCCTTGTAGCGCTTGCTGATTTCACGGCGTTCAAAAAGCATTTGGTAGGCGCCACGGGTTTCCGGGTTGACCGCAAAAAGAATCACGCCAGCGGTGGCCCGATCCAGCCGATGCATCGGCACAAGATCATCGATGCCGGTCTGGTTGCGCAGGCGCACCAAAGCCGATTCCTGGATGAACCGGCCACCGGGGGTGGTTGGCAAAAAATGCGGCTTATCAACTACCAGCAGGTGCTCATCCTGATGCAGGATCTTGGCCTCAAAAGGTATCGGCGTTTCTACCGGAAGCGAACGATAGTACCAAATGAACTCATGCTCACCCATGGGAGTCTGCCGGTCT encodes:
- a CDS encoding pseudouridine synthase; translation: MESPLPVRNGVNATRLRLPHNGAWATVAEYLLERFGHVDPEGILRRFDNQEIVGLGGVPLDRQTPMGEHEFIWYYRSLPVETPIPFEAKILHQDEHLLVVDKPHFLPTTPGGRFIQESALVRLRNQTGIDDLVPMHRLDRATAGVILFAVNPETRGAYQMLFERREISKRYKAVVALQPGPGLETGRVLQPNGEHSLVKDTTQLHDLLGQMPLIYENRMSKVKGQLRSIVEDGAPNAKTFIDVESVGYSAGHHAGLEVALMDLKPHSGKTHQLRVHLASLGLGIINDAFYPRLWDLAPDDYQRPLQLLAHTISFTDPLSGIERSFSSAQQLAEAPAA
- a CDS encoding FUSC family protein → MGLEKLKESTKALITLGPARNDHWIGLRTGIGIFAPLITLFAIDRLDLVVFAVFGAFTGVYGRVDGYWNRLRMQIRSGLLFFVVIAVALSASYWWIDHENPEVMKWQIVGATTLVAGICSVLVGLMRLRPGGSLFHIFAFAAIASIPHPAPMGEALLVAALTILLALVIGSAGALGQWANLWQRTPLPPLSDNVRKAIWWEGLFYILSAGVAGILANTVGSQLSAGHNYWAMVAAVVPLVGHTTRLRIRRGVHRVLGTLVGMILMALLIWLNPQVWILLAVIAVCQFLAELLVMRNYFLAQVFITPMALVGISLGTGLSGAVMYDRVVETLIGCAVGMLGVLLGSWFGLVLKRKQGLLPKSGS
- a CDS encoding MDR family MFS transporter; amino-acid sequence: MTNAPERLSKKNFTTIAVLIVSSFVVILNETIMNVALPVLMHEFNVTPDAIQWLSTIFMLTMAVVIPMTGFLLQRLSVRNVFVLAIGLFTLGTILAAAAPGLTVLLVARVIQACGTAIMMPLLMTTILHLVPAERRGVLMGNVSIVISVAPAIGPTLSGLILQYLSWRFMFIVIIPIAIAALVIGTPRLSTEVDGASTPLSAASVILAIPAFGGLVFGLSRLSAGVSPVNIGILVIALLCLAAFVFLQLRLQKEDKALLDLRPLNFKDFTLSLLLMMFAMISLFGVIILLPMFFTNVLGIETLTTGLIMLPGGLLMGIMAPMVGKLYDRVGARPLIVPGAIILLASLLGYALILDESTPIWLLVVLHLVMSLGLAFIFTPAFTTALNPLPHHLHSHGSALLSTLQQLAGAMGTALLVGVVASTTASRLASGSDQVTAAVDGFQPGFLIGAGCSVGIIIIGFLLGGKKDLVSLDAQPAAAEKH
- the tgt gene encoding tRNA guanosine(34) transglycosylase Tgt, coding for MPEKNFDPSAPHARQEEFGFEVGTRLTAPDGSPMLGRTGVIRTPHGEIKTPAFIAVGTKATVKAVTPAQVEELGAQAVLSNAYHLYLQPGADILDEAGGLGKFMGWHGPTFTDSGGFQVMSLGSGFKKVIDMKSVDQSGPDDAVAPGKERLANVDEDGVWFKSHLDGTKHRFSPEISMGVQHQIGADIMFAFDELTTLQNSRGYQVESLERTRRWAERCIAEHFALTDSREGKEYQALFGVIQGAQYEDLRRKACQDLGAMAFDGFGIGGALEKENLGTIVGWCAEELPEDKPRHLLGISEPDDIFTAIENGADTFDCVSPTRVARNSAFYTPWGRFNLSGARYKRDFTPLVEGCDCYTCQNFTRAYIHHLYKGKELLSHTLISIHNEHFTVGLVESARQALEDGTFFELKDQVLASYYAGKPDPQGQPAAK
- a CDS encoding GNAT family N-acetyltransferase → MNVEIAIQNPEDLDTQRLYALLKLRTHVFIVEQRSSYPDLDGLDLAEGTVHLSAWEDGELLCTVRILDVHGEDPHIGRVATKLEARGRGVAGMLMERAVDMCRTDARIHLGAQTQLEGWYGKFGFERCGEDFDDDGIMHLPMIRKVVAASA
- a CDS encoding NUDIX hydrolase family protein, producing MNVRTPDPYPGWLSDEDLYEARQRLPMLYVEAIPVRLDPLGYVNEVGLLLTGDDDGRMLRTFVSGRVMYRETIRAALIRHIEKDLGTLVLPQLPASPVPFTVAEYFPAPSETGLTDDRQHAVSMCYIVPVRGESSPRQDALELTWLSPAEALSSDIQGEFAGGRENILRQALAHVGVNI
- a CDS encoding SDR family NAD(P)-dependent oxidoreductase — protein: MQLQDSVALVTGGLSGLGRATAQRLAATAKHVLVVDLPRDDGDEIAAQIGSNVRYAPADVTDPQQVATAIERCKELGVLRVVVNCAGVATPGKVLGRDGVLPLERFSKVLDINVNGTFNVLRLAAESMVHSEALTDNNGTTERGVIVNTASVAAFDGQIGQPAYAASKGAVAAMTLPLARELASHQIRVMTIAPGIFHTPMMDSLPQAAQDSLGAQVPHPSRLGRPDEYAALVEHIVANPMLNGETIRLDGAIRMAPR